The Populus nigra chromosome 14, ddPopNigr1.1, whole genome shotgun sequence genome has a segment encoding these proteins:
- the LOC133673376 gene encoding putative glycosyltransferase 7 → MVTPELSQSKSQFSPMAKSSVRTKPSSCFSDGSLYLGAALLAFLLVWSLWSYALSHNFDPKTSAKSVANTHAHECVQENPEVSLHYDPPDQTFYDDQELSYSIEKPIKNWDEKRKEWLKHHPSFAPGARDRVVLVTGSQPKPCKNPIGDHLLLRFFKNKVDYCRIHGYDIFYNNVLLHPKMHSYWAKLPVVKAAMLAHPEAEWIWWVDSDAMFTDMEYKLPLQRYDYKKHNLIVHGWEKLIYEKKSWTALNAGVFLIRNCQWSMDFMEKWSGMGPMSSEYEKWGEIQRSVFKDKLFPESDDQSGLTYLLYKDKSLTEKIYLEGEYYFEGYWADILPTYDNITEKYTELEKEDGKLRRRHAEKVSEQYGVFREPHLREAGNGKGSWRRPFITHFTGCQPCSGDHNQMYEGETCWNGMVKALNFADNQVLRKYGFVHPDLLDSNTVTETSFDYPDDGPW, encoded by the coding sequence ATGGTCACGCCAGAATTGTCTCAAAGCAAGTCTCAGTTCTCTCCAATGGCTAAATCAAGTGTCAGAACCAAACCCTCTTCCTGTTTCAGTGATGGGTCTCTCTATCTTGGTGCTGCTTTACTGGCTTTTTTACTAGTTTGGTCACTTTGGTCCTATGCACTTTCTCACAATTTCGACCCCAAAACAAGTGCGAAATCTGTCGCCAACACCCATGCCCATGAATGCGTTCAAGAAAACCCTGAAGTCAGTTTACACTACGACCCACCAGACCAGACCTTCTATGACGATCAAGAACTGAGTTACTCTATCGAGAAACCGATCAAGAACTGGGACGAGAAGCGAAAAGAGTGGCTTAAACACCACCCTTCGTTTGCCCCAGGTGCTCGTGATCGTGTGGTTCTTGTGACTGGATCACAACCAAAACCATGTAAGAACCCAATAGGTGATCATTTACTCTTAAGAttctttaaaaacaaagttGATTATTGTAGAATCCACGGTTATGATATCTTTTACAACAACGTTTTGTTACATCCAAAAATGCATAGTTACTGGGCCAAACTACCAGTCGTTAAAGCAGCCATGTTGGCTCACCCAGAAGCTGAGTGGATTTGGTGGGTTGACTCGGATGCTATGTTCACCGACATGGAGTACAAGCTTCCATTACAACGTTACGATTACAAGAAACATAATCTGATCGTTCACGGGTGGGAAAAACTGATCTACGAGAAGAAGAGCTGGACTGCTTTAAACGCTGGCGTTTTTCTGATTAGAAACTGTCAGTGGTCCATGGATTTCATGGAGAAATGGAGCGGTATGGGTCCTATGAGTTCAGAATATGAAAAATGGggtgagatccaacggtcagtaTTCAAAGACAAACTGTTCCCCGAGTCAGACGACCAGTCGGGTTTGACATATTTGCTTTACAAAGATAAGAGTTTAACGGAGAAGATTTACTTAGAAGGGGAGTATTATTTTGAAGGTTATTGGGCAGATATACTGCCAACGTATGATAACATAACGGAGAAGTACACGGAGTTAGAAAAGGAAGATGGGAAATTGAGGAGACGACATGCAGAGAAAGTGAGTGAGCAATACGGTGTGTTTAGAGAGCCACACCTGAGAGAGGCAGGGAATGGAAAAGGCAGCTGGAGAAGACCGTTTATCACGCATTTTACTGGCTGCCAACCTTGTAGTGGGGACCACAATCAGATGTATGAAGGGGAGACTTGCTGGAATGGGATGGTCAAGGCTTTGAATTTTGCTGACAATCAAGTTCTGAGGAAGTATGGTTTCGTGCACCCTGATTTACTGGATTCTAACACCGTCACCGAGACGTCGTTTGATTATCCTGATGATGGGCCCTGGTAA
- the LOC133673500 gene encoding uncharacterized protein LOC133673500 produces the protein MATNKKPSKESKLKKILKVPLKILTSARDFYMKGMAEYSDQVYVMSNPTGNLNNVPRSYSVSSSKSNHFDDDYRELLRAASTRSTLGRSNNMDVRARQQYITRDKKSAAEVADNMSRSRSVAIGRIDEETSCDFDEDQDVKAKTGHVYPRSRSYAVSKRTPTRAF, from the coding sequence ATGGCTACCAATAAGAAGCCTAGCAAAGAGAGCAAACTGAAAAAGATTCTGAAGGTGCCCCTCAAGATTTTGACCAGCGCCAGGGACTTCTACATGAAAGGCATGGCTGAATACTCAGACCAGGTATATGTGATGAGTAACCCTACAGGAAATCTTAATAACGTGCCTCGCAGTTACAGTGTCAGCTCCTCAAAATCAAACCACTTTGATGATGATTACAGGGAGCTTTTAAGGGCTGCATCCACAAGGAGTACTTTAGGACGTAGCAACAACATGGATGTTCGTGCAAGACAGCAATATATAACTCGTGATAAAAAATCTGCAGCTGAAGTAGCAGACAATATGTCTAGGAGTCGTAGCGTTGCTATTGGAAGGATCGACGAAGAAACATCATGTGATTTTGATGAAGATCAGGATGTCAAGGCTAAGACTGGTCATGTTTATCCCAGAAGCAGAAGCTATGCTGTTTCTAAAAGAACTCCTACTAGGGCGTTTTAA
- the LOC133673377 gene encoding uncharacterized protein LOC133673377 — MRGEEKRRQLHEALLNTLYPQLHETEDGKGPVSTANDGFDASLVPDDYGLRQSGSSTSEEDDDDGEGRLESETLKLTRAQRKRVRRKKLKEDISRRGKIIGPLPLSSNDGEGGCSSAVKERSQAVRENAGEDDSHRSAAASNNPGGGANQSKLKQRRMAKRLARERLKPSIVETDVQDQTLKSTTEETGDQDQIRTTL, encoded by the exons ATGCGCGGTGAAGAGAAGCGACGCCAGCTCCATGAGGCCCTTCTTAACACTCTTTATCCACAACTACAT GAAACAGAAGATGGAAAAGGCCCTGTAAGCACAGCGAATGATGGGTTTGATGCTAGCCTGGTCCCAG ATGATTATGGGCTGCGACAGAGTGGTTCATCGACAAGtgaggaagatgatgatgatggtgaggGCAGATTAGAATCGGAGACCCTCAAGTTAACTAGAGCTCAAAGGAAGAGGGTACGTCGAAAGAAGCTCAAGGAGGATATTTCTCGTCGAGGAAAAATTATTGGGCCATTGCCTTTGTCAAGCAATGATGGAGAAGGTGGCTGTAGTAGTGCAGTTAAAGAACGCAGCCAAGCTGTTCGAGAAAATGCTGGTGAGGATGATAGTCATCGTAGTGCCGCTGCCAGTAACAACCCTG GAGGTGGTGCTAACCAGAGTAAGCTAAAGCAGAGGAGGATGGCTAAGAGGCTGGCAAGGGAAAGGTTGAAGCCTTCCATTGTGGAGACTGATGTTCAGGACCAAACTTTGAAGTCTACAACAGAGGAGACCGGTGACCAAG ATCAGATAAGAACAACACTATGA
- the LOC133673005 gene encoding heptahelical transmembrane protein 4-like, with translation MAGVNEMIEGSELITETIEKLPATVSREGKGKRLCNKVQYQLVEYHSLPGYLRDNEFIVGHYRPEWPLKQVLLSVFTIHNETLNVWTHLIGFFLFLSLTIYTAMKVPKVVDLHSLHLPEVLKADLHRLQECLPSLPTMPDLHKLREELKSTFPSIDMLPSLSGWHVMDLLYNCLPERFSHGNQTDVYVLRTVKEDVANIIAPLMMMRPITRWPFYAFLGGAMFCLLASSTCHLLSCHSKRSSYILLRLDYAGIAALISTSFCPPVYYSFMCNPFFCNLYMGFITVLGVSTILVSLLPVFQNPEFRTVRASLFLGMGLSGIAPILHKLILFWHQPEALHTTGYEVLMGIFYGLGALVYATRIPERWMPGKFDIAGHSHQLFHVLVVAGAYTHYHAGLVYLKWRDLEGC, from the exons ATGGCTGGTGTAAATGAAATGATTGAGGGTTCGGAGCTGATAACTGAAACAATTGAGAAGCTCCCAGCAACTGTTTCAAGGGAAGGAAAAGGGAAGAGATTATGTAACAAAGTTCAGTATCAGCTTGTAGAGTACCATTCTTTGCCTGGATATTTAAGGGACAATGAGTTCATTGTGGGCCATTACCGTCCTGAATGGCCATTGAAGCAGGTTCTGCTCAGTGTCTTCACTATCCATAATGAGACATTGAATGTTTGGAC GCATTTGATTGggttcttccttttcctttccctGACCATATACACTGCAATGAAGGTTCCAAAGGTTGTTGATCTTCATTCTCTCCATCTTCCAGAGGTGTTAAAAGCTGATTTGCACAGATTGCAAGAGTGCCTCCCCTCTTTACCCACCATGCCTGATCTTCACAAACTTAGGGAGGAGTTGAAGAGTACATTTCCTTCAATTGATATGCTTCCATCACTCTCAGGATGGCATGTTATGGACCTCCTATACAATTGTTTGCCTGAGCGGTTCTCACATGGTAACCAGACTGATGTTTATGTTCTG CGTACCGTGAAGGAGGATGTTGCAAACATAATAGCACCCCTAATGATGATGAGGCCAATCACACGATGGCCATTCTATGCTTTCTTGGGCGGGGCCATGTTTTGCTTGCTAGCTAGCAGCACGTGCCACCTTCTCTCGTGCCACTCCAAGCGTTCATCATACATCCTGCTTAGGCTTGACTATGCCGGAATTGCAGCCCTTATTTCTACCTCCTTTTGCCCTCCGGTGTACTACTCCTTCATGTGCAATCCTTTTTTCTGTAACCTTTATATGGGGTTCATAACTGTCTTGGGAGTTTCCACAATATTGGTTTCGCTCCTGCCAGTGTTTCAAAACCCTGAATTTCGTACCGTTCGTGCGTCCCTCTTCCTCGGCATGGGTTTGTCCGGGATAGCACCTATTCTGCACAAGCTTATCTTGTTCTGGCATCAACCTGAAGCCCTTCACACAACTGGCTATGAGGTTTTGATGGGGATTTTCTATGGACTCGGAGCACTGGTTTATGCCACCAGGATTCCGGAGAGATGGATGCCTGGGAAATTCGACATTGCAGGGCACAGCCACCAGCTTTTCCATGTATTGGTGGTGGCTGGAGCTTATACTCATTACCATGCAGGGCTGGTTTACCTCAAGTGGCGAGACCTGGAAGGATGCTGA